The genomic segment tgccacgacgggaactctggctttgCCTTTTCTCCAGCCACCCCTACTTGCACCCAGGCCTTCTGTCCAGATGCGGCCAGGTGTGAGTGGGAATGGGGCATTTTCAGGCCTTGGCCTGCCTGGGCCACCATGGGGGGGAGCCCGGCCAAGCGGCCCCTACGCCTTGGTGGTGTGGAGACTGTCGGTCAATGAGACCTCAGGGGGCTGAGCCAGGACTACGTTTGAGTCCTCCAGAAGCCGTTGGGCACTCCCACCCAGGGAGGGTCAGGGCAGAAGCTCGAACTTTCTGAAAGGGCTGCTGTAATCCCTTATCATCTTCATCTTTGCTGGGGAAAGTCTGGCCTGCGGAGGAGATGCTGGACCAGGAGGAGGTGAGAAAGGCCGGGCAGCAATCTTTGAGGCTGTTCCGATTCCTGGCAATACTGTCATCAAATATCCTGACTCGGGCCCTTGCTGGGTGGCCCATGGCAGAGCGTGAAGGGATGGGAAAGCGCACACGGAGGTTTCAAAGGAGACGTAGCCAGCTGATGCAACCTGAGAATGTGGCGGGCAGGCGAGGGCCTCAGGGTGCCATGCAGGGAGACCCGCTTCACTGCAGGACCGGGCAGTGGGGTGTTCCTCTCCCCGCCTCGGGGCTGCACTGGGAGCCTCATTTCAGGGGTCACACCTGGGACCTCACCAGAGGCCAGTTTGTCTGTGGACCTGGGACTTTGCTGAGGTGTCCTCAGGGTAGCCCAGACGACTGGGACAGAGTCCCCCCTGCGAACCGGAACACTAGAGCCAGGTGGCTGCATGCACCCCAGAGGGGCTGTTTCATTGGACTTGCCAGGTCAGCGGGCTCTCTCCCCATTAGTGGGGGGATGTCAGGCTgaggggcaaggccaggggtctggCGATCGCTTTATGGGCCGCTCCTAGGCCCAGCGCTTTAGCCAGGAGGTGGCGCTGCTGGCCCTGGGCCGCCTCTCGATCCCCGCGGTGCCCACCGCCAAAGGCGCGACTCCGGGCTTTGGTGCTGCTTCTGCCACTCCCAGGGCTGGACGCGGTGACCCCTCCCGGCCCAGACCAGCACGCATGGCGCCTTGGCAGCTCCGGCAGCTCCTCTTCGGCCGCGAGTGGGCACTTCGTCCGGGTGCTTTTCCTGCGGGACCGCGACCAGGGTGTCACGCGAGCTCTCGCGGCCCTTGTCGCGGAGAGGTGTGGGACTCGGAGATGGGGACACAGAGGGGGGCGCTCAGCGAGTTGGGGACGGGGCGCGTGGAGAGGGAAGAGCCAAGAGCTGCGCGCCCAGCGAGCAGCACACACGCAGCAGTCGGAGCACGGACCACCCTCAGCCCCAGCCGCGCCCAGGTCCCCCAGGTCCTCGGTGCCCCGGGCAGCTGGGCGCCTTGACCTGCTGGGCTGCCTGTAAGACCAGCGACGGAAACTGCTCGGGATCAGGAGGTCAGCCTGCAGTCTGAGCAATCTGCCAGGATTTTCAGAGACTCCGTCCCACCCTTAGCAGCGCCTCTCCCCAAATCTTTTAAAGGGCAGGCACTCCTTGGGCGCACATTTCAGTGGAGGAAACCGCCACTTATTCATACGACTATTTTCAGTCCCCCCTCGTTGAGCCCCAGGAGGGCTGGAATTCTGTCCCTGTTATTCAGGGACGCCTCTGTACCCTGATTATTTGAATAAGTACCGTATTCTCAGGGTTAAGAAGCAGAGTCCCACCCGCCTTTCCACATTCCAGGGTGACTGGTCTGCGTTCTGGCAGCAGCCTGGCAGGCTGTTTTTGGCACAGAGGGATTCCGAGAAGGGGCGGGCAGGCACGATCGAAGGTGTGTCTCCTGCGCTCAGTGTGCTGACCTCCCCACTCCTCTCCACCCTTTGGCTCCCAAAATGTTGGCGGCCAGGCTTACATGCAGTAGGCAGGAGACCAGAAGGTTCGTCCCAGGGAGCCTGACCAAGCCAAGAGGAGGGACCTAGAGATATGGACAAGGGGTTCCCCAACTTACAGCCTCCTCTGCATGGAGCCTCCCAGAGTGAGGCTCCAATACGGTGGGCCCCAGTCACCAAGCAGCCCTCTCCGGTCTACCACCCTTGTCAGGAACACACAGACCAACACCACCTGACAACTGGGAAAGCTTCTCCCTGAAGACAGAGCCAAAAGAAACGGGGAGAAGAACCCGGAGACAGGGACTTGGCAGGGGCCCAGCGCCTCAGGGACTGTGACTCACGTCCCATTGAGTGGGGACGCTCTCCTGGAAGCAAGACGAGCCCCCTTCTCTtctctaaaaagaaatatttgtacaaGAAGAAAGGGCTCCTGGAAATTAACACTATGCAGCAGACACAAAAGCTTCAGTGGAAAAAATCCTACGGAAGCAGAGCAGAAAGGTGCAgatggaaaggaggagagagcagCCGAAGCGCTCGAGGGCCCAGCTCAAAGTCTGAGAGCCTAAATTAAGGACTTTAGAAAGAGCTAACTGCAGCCATTAGGGAGTTTGCTCGGGGACCCATGAGTCATCAGTAGAAACGATTGTTGAGTGAGACAATCACTGAAATCCTTTGCCAGGACTGAAGGACAGGAGTTTCCAGACGAGGGCCTTTTGAGTGCCCAACGCAGGAAATACAACTGGGGGGCACATGCAGGCCCTGTGGTGTGAGATTTCAGGAGAAGATCTTAAAGGCCGCAGGGAGGAAAAGGCCTCCACTGCTGGTAAAGCGTTAGAAAGTGGAACGGCCGTGGACTTCTCCCACTCCTAGGAGGGAGCAGTGCCTTCTGAGTCTGAAGGAAGCCTTCTGGCTTAGAATTCCATACCCAGGCAAACAACAAATCAAGGGTGAGGGCAAAGTGAAGACATTTTCAGCTTTGCAAAAACATCTTAAATAAAAAGTGATCTCCCAGACACCTCTGTAAGCTTCACCAAGTGAGTGAATCCAAAAATACATGGATGATGAGAGAGGGAGAAGACGGAGGAAGAGCCCAGACAGAAAATCCACCTGCCCAGTCTGGGGCTAactccccacctgcccagccccaCCGAGAAAGGTGGGCCACACAAAGTCCATGCGAGAACCTCCTGGGATCAGAGCAGCGGGgccccaggtgtggctgtggAGGGTTCATAGGGACGTCTGACCACACTCCGGCTGCAGAAGCAGGAGCTTTTTAATCCCTGCCAGGCGGTGCAGGAGAACTCCCTGAACCAGAGCTCCCCAGAGACGCCTACAGGCTTGAATGTGTCTCCTTTTCCTGAGGCCAGAGGAGAGAGGGACATGAGACTCATTTTTCCATTTATCCTTTATTTTGAAttcgtattttatttatttactttttatggtcacacccacagcacagggaagttctctGGTCAGGGATAAGTCCGCACCTCGCCAGCCACCTGAGCCACggtagctggattcttaactcactacaaccacagcaggaactccttgagcttTTGACCTTTAATATGtgttataccttttaaaatgtgtacacagacacacagacacccccccccacacacacacagcagtgcCGTGGCCTGGAGGCTCTCTCCCCAGCCCGCCCTGACATCTTAGTACCCACCGGGCCCGCGCTCGGACTTGGGTCGCGCGCACCACCGGGTTCAGACGTGAAGGCGCAGGATGGAGGCCTCCTTTGGAAGGAGACATGACTCGCCTCGCTACCCGGCCGCCCCATTGTCCCTCGGTGGGATGCTGGTCCACACCGTTGGGCAGCAGGGGTTACAAAACTGATCCCTCCACGCTCGCCCTCTCCTTCTCGGACGGCCCTCCACCACCTAACCAGGCACTGGGCCAGACCTCCAGGGACAGCCCCTGGCCGAGCCGCAGGTGTAAGCCCAGTGGGGAGGATCGGGAGCCTGGCCTGCCCGGGGCTCCTAGCCCCACCTTTGGCCCCGCCGTCCGCCCCGCCCCgaattcctttcctcctctggcTCCGCCCCGCAGCCCAAGCTCCAATTCGCGACCGGCCTTCCGCCCGGCCTCGCGCCCTCTTCCACCTCGGGCCCCGCCCCGAATCCAGTTCCTCCTCTGGCCCCGCCTCGCGCCCGTAGCTCCACCCGCAGCCCCGCCTTCCTACCCGCCCCGCGCCCTAGCTCCACCTCCAGCCCCGCCTTCCTACCCGCCCCGCGCCCTAGCTCCACCTCCAGCCCCGCCTTCCGCCCCAACCGCGCGCCCCGCCCACTTCTGGCCCCGCCCCGCGTTCCCGCCCCGCCTCCTCCGCTCGCCTCACTTGTCTTCCGTGCTCCCCGCACATCGGAGCGGCTGGGCAGCGCGGGAACTTCCCGGGACGGCGCGATGGAGTCGAGTGGCCACCAGGCAGAGGCCCCAGGCCGCGGTCCGCGGGTGCTGGTGGTGGGCGGTGGCATCGCCGGGCTGGGAGCGGCGCAGAGGCTCTGCTGCTGTTCCGCCTTCCCGTCCCTGAGGGTTCTGGAGGCCACAGCCCGTGCCGGTGGCCGCATCCGCTCGGAGCGCAGCTTCGGTAACAGCCTGCCCCGGAGCTCCTTCTCGGAACTCCTTCCCGGAACCCCTTCCCGGAACGCAGTCGGTGCTGCGGGAGCTCTGCCGTCTCCTGGCTGGGCCTGCTTCCAGGGTTATGCGACCCGGAACCGTTATCTAGCCCAGTGATGGAATCCTCGCCGCGCCTCCCTTAATTAGCCAAAGTTCAGTGGTCCCGAAACTCAGCTGCCGTCATTGAGCAGGGGCGAACGGGGCCCAGGGCTCTACGCAGTTACTCTGGTTCTGCCCCTccagggagctccctctgtggcctTCGCTCCCCCGTAGGCACTACCTCCAGATGTTCTCCCAAGGCAGGTGCAGGCCAGCCCCTACCTCTTGGGGGTCTGCCTGGAGAGTCCGTTGTCCTTAGGGACCGTGCGGCCCTTTGGCTGATTTTCAGAGCCTGTTGGGAAGGGCAGGGCTGGTGTGGTACTTgagaagggctgggggagggagcctTGAGGTGGCATCTCTTGCCCTCTCCCAGGTGGTGTGGTGGAGGTGGGTGCTCACTGGATCCATGGGCCCTCCCAGAGCAACCCCGTCTTCCAGCTGGCTGCCAGGTATGGGCTGCTGGGGGAGAAGGAGTTGTCCGAGGAGAACCAACAAGTGGAGACCGGGGGTCACGTGGGCCtgccctctgtgacctacaccagctccGGGGGAAGCGTGAGCCTTGAGCTGGTGGCGGAGATGTCCAGTCTGTTCTACAGCCTCATAGACcagaccagggagttcctgcacTCGGCCGAGGCCCCGGCGCCCAGCGTTGGGGAGTACCTCAAGAAGCAGATCCGGGAGCACGTGGCCGGCTGGGCAGAGGGTGAGGGGACCAAGACACTCAAGCTGGCCATCCTGAACAACCTCTTCAACGTGGAGTGCTGTGTCAGTGGTACCCACAGCATGGACCTGGTGGCCCTCGCGCCTTTCGGAGAGTACACAGTGCTGCCCGGGCTGGACTGCACCTTTCCTGGGTATGTGCAGGCTCCACGCACCCGGACAGCCCTCCACGCCCCCGAGGCCCCCCTCCCTGTAACTCAGTCAGTCTTTGGGTGGAAGGGGCTGGGTGGGAAGTACAGGGAGCTGTTTGTCTTCCTGTTTCAGAGATTGGTCATTTATTTCCCTGGTTTTGCTGATTCATGAAAAAGAAacttattttcaagaaaaaatgggtaaaagaaggaaatgtatCTTGGAATCTGCTGGTGCTTTGTCCTCCCATGTTTAGGTGGCCTCCTGCATGCGTGTAAGCGCTGTGCGGAGGCTTCAGCCTCAGGCAGGCGGTGTCGGGGGAGCTGCTCCCCCACCAGCACTCACAAGACCCTCCAGGACTGTCCTGCTGGGCTTACCCTGGTGCTACCTCTGGACCTGTGGCCCCAAGGCTCCTGCAcaggggctgagggtgggcaCGGTGACCCAGCCGACCCAGACCTGGGGCCCAGGCCAGCCGAGGAGGGACCTGTTCTCCACCGTGACCCGGCCCGCTTTGCATCCCTTCGCCCACTTGACCCTCTGGGGGACCTGGAGGCGCGAgacccctctctccctgcccccctccgGGGCTGAGCCGAGCCCTCGGGCCGCGCCAGAGCCCCTGCAGCTCTGACCTGGTGTGAGCTTGGAAGGCTTGTTGCGGAGACTCATCTCCAGGGCCTGGTCCTAAGCAGGCCACACCTCTCTCTCCCAGGGGCTACCAAGGACTCACGGACCGCATGGCGGCCTCCTTGCCCACGGACGTGATGGTTTTCGACAAGCCCGTGAAGACCATTCACTGGAACGGGTCCTTCCAGGAAGCCTCTGCTCCTGGGGAGGCGTTTCCAGTGCTGGTGGAGTGTGAGGATGGAGGCTGCTTCCCAGCGCATCACGTCATCGTCACTGTGCCCTTGGGTAAAGCCCCCCCCTGCCCGCAGCGTCCTCCAGTTCCCGTCCCAGGGCCCCCCTCTGGATTTCTCCAGGCTCTCTGGCTCTGGGGCATTTCGTAAACCCATGTTTTCATTCTGAATTTTGGGTGGAGTTACTCTGTTGTGCTTTGTAGCAGTCGAGTGCTTTGGAATTACGTCTCACAAAGAAAACGCGGATCAGTGGGtgtcttgctctttttggaggtaGTTTGTGGAAAGGTCGGGAGCCTCCGGAGGCTCGCCAGGCCACTTGCTTAGAGGTGGAAAGGGCGAAGGCCAGGCGTCAAGTCTAGGTCCGGGGGGTAATTGAGGAAGGAGTCCTGTGTAATCCTGTGCAATCCAGACCCGATGCTTTAGACGGAGTCTCGGCGTGGGAGCCGGCCGTCTGGTAGAAGGTGGAGGTGGCTGAAAGCAGGTTGGGCTGCTTATCTCATTCGCTCCTCCTGGGACACACCTGCCCCATCCCCTGAATGACGTATGCAAACAGACACA from the Phacochoerus africanus isolate WHEZ1 chromosome 15, ROS_Pafr_v1, whole genome shotgun sequence genome contains:
- the PAOX gene encoding peroxisomal N(1)-acetyl-spermine/spermidine oxidase isoform X2 — its product is MESSGHQAEAPGRGPRVLVVGGGIAGLGAAQRLCCCSAFPSLRVLEATARAGGRIRSERSFGGVVEVGAHWIHGPSQSNPVFQLAARYGLLGEKELSEENQQVETGGHVGLPSVTYTSSGGSVSLELVAEMSSLFYSLIDQTREFLHSAEAPAPSVGEYLKKQIREHVAGWAEGEGTKTLKLAILNNLFNVECCVSGTHSMDLVALAPFGEYTVLPGLDCTFPGGYQGLTDRMAASLPTDVMVFDKPVKTIHWNGSFQEASAPGEAFPVLVECEDGGCFPAHHVIVTVPLGFLKGRLDTFFEPPLPPEKAEAIRKIGFGTNNKIFLEFEEPFWEPGCERIQVVWEDLSPLEDVAPELQDAWFKKLIGFWVLPAFGACHVLCGFIAGLESEFMETLSDEDVLLSLTQVLRRVTGNPRLPAPRSVLRSRWHSAPYTRGSYSYVAVGSSGDDLDLLAQPLPADGKGAQLQVLFAGEATHRTFYSTTHGALLSGWREADRLISLWDPQAQRPGPRL
- the PAOX gene encoding peroxisomal N(1)-acetyl-spermine/spermidine oxidase isoform X1 — its product is MESSGHQAEAPGRGPRVLVVGGGIAGLGAAQRLCCCSAFPSLRVLEATARAGGRIRSERSFGGVVEVGAHWIHGPSQSNPVFQLAARYGLLGEKELSEENQQVETGGHVGLPSVTYTSSGGSVSLELVAEMSSLFYSLIDQTREFLHSAEAPAPSVGEYLKKQIREHVAGWAEGEGTKTLKLAILNNLFNVECCVSGTHSMDLVALAPFGEYTVLPGLDCTFPGGYQGLTDRMAASLPTDVMVFDKPVKTIHWNGSFQEASAPGEAFPVLVECEDGGCFPAHHVIVTVPLGFLKGRLDTFFEPPLPPEKAEAIRKIGFGTNNKIFLEFEEPFWEPGCERIQVVWEDLSPLEDVAPELQDAWFKKLIGFWVLPAFGACHVLCGFIAGLESEFMETLSDEDVLLSLTQVLRRVTGTDPEGRFCSHPGGRSVTGTTPPTSEEPGSALNLQGLPAISSRRVCDDLASAPHSALVKSARTGICAVVPTQSFTDRMLGPGRQRWCARALGRIATVIAADIPTDPTEVCVGAH